The Paraphotobacterium marinum genome segment GTTTTCAAATATCCAAGCTATAACAGCGAGGTGGATCATACCTATCATCCCTGCAAAAACGATCTTAGAAAATTATACATTAATTATAGATAACGATTGTATTATTGATCTTTTACCCAGAGATATAGCAATGAATAAGTATTCAGGGATTGAACTCGAGGAATTTGAAACACATGTATTGATGCCTGGACTTATTAATACTCATACCCATTTGGCTATGAATCTATTCAAGGGAATGGCTGATGATTTAGAACTAGAGGATTGGCTACAAAATTACATTTGGCCTGCGGAAAGTGCTACTTTATCACATAAAATGGTTGAAGATGGAACCACTTTAGCATTATTTGAATCAATTCAATCAGGTGTTACTTGTGTGAATGATCATTATTTTTTTTCTGAAGCCGTTTCAAAGGCTGTTATAAAAGCTGGAGTCAGAGCAAGAATTTCACATTGCATTTTTAGTTTTCCACTTCCATGGATTGATGATGTGGAAACATATTTTGAACAAAGTAATAAATTGATAAATGATTATAAGTCTAACCCATATATTTATCCTTGTTTAGGACCCCATGCACCTTACACAACTGATGATGAAATCATGGATAAAGTTACGAGCTTATCCCAAAAACATGATATACCTGTTCATATACATCTTCATGAAACAAAAAAGGAAGTGGATGATTTTATAAAAGATAAAGGAAAAAGCCCGGTAGCTTATTTTCATGAAAAAAAATGGCTTCACAATAATTTTATTGCAGTGCATATGACTCAAATGACAGAAGCTGAAGCAGAAATGTTATCACAAAACAATGTTTCTATAGCGCACTGCCCAGAGTCCAATATGAAATTATCAAGTGGTGCTTTTAATTGGGAACTTGCAAATAAATATAATATTAACGTTTCTTTAGGTACAGACGGAGCCGCTAGTAATAATGACTTAGATATGCTTGGAGAATCCAAGTCAGCTTCGTTTTTAGCAAAGTTACAATTTGGACCGAAATCTTTGAATGTCTTTGAAGCTTTAGAAATGTTAACGATTAATGGAGCCAAAGCACTCAAATTAGAAGATGAGATTGGAAGTTTAGAAATAGGCAAAAAAGCAGATTTCATTGCAATAAATATGGACTCATTAGATTGTGAGCCTATTTATAATATTGCCTCTCAAGTTATTTTTGCATCTACACGGAATCAAATAACAGATTCTTGGGTACATGGAAAAAGAATCATGAAAGATAGAAATGTCCTTACGCTCAATGAAGAACAAATCAGAGCTCAAACACAATTGTGGCAGAAAAAAATTATAGACTCTATAAATCAAAAATAGACAAAAGTTATATTTCATTAATGCTCACATCATAAAATATACCTAATTGTTGGATATTATTTAGGTATATTTGTTCAAAAAAGTGAATACCGTAGGGTTAATCTTTAAGATTTTAATTACATAATAGAGTAAAATAAGGTTCCAAATTGCTTGAGATACAGCAACACCAATTGCCACTCCATGTGAATCTAGATTATGTATTAGAGAAAGACTTAATACGATATTAATACAAAAAGCTAGATAGAAGGTTCTCGCTGGAATTTTTGCATATCCTGACATTGAAAGAATTAATCCAACACTGCCCGAAAATACATTTACAATTTGACCGATCATTAAAATTAAAAATATTGAATAGGAGCTTTGATATTCATGTCCGTATAAAGGGAAAATGAAATAACTAAGAGGAATAATTATTACAATTAAAACAGATGATATAGTAGCAATAGTTGTTGTATATTCTTTTATTTTTTGTTGGAATTGTTGTCGATTAAGCTGGTGGTAGTCTTCAGCAACTTGGGATCTGATATTTAAATTAATGGCGCCAAGAGCAAATGATATGACTGTGCTCATTTGGAGTGCTACTGAGTAAAGAGCTATATGCGAATCAGAAGAAAATATTTTAATAAAATAAGATCAGCATAAGCACAAATGATCCCTCCCCATTGAAGTAATACAAATGAAATATTGTCTTTTGAAGGTGTGATTTTTTTTAATCCATATTTTTTTAGTTGAGTACAATGTATTAAAAAAGAATAAGCTATTAAGAGTAAAACTAGCCCACAAAAAATAATATTTGCGTTTTTTATATCTATTAGTTTAATAATACCAATCCAAATGAAAATTAAGAGTTGAAAAATAAGTTGAAGCGCATTGCCAAAAATAACTTTTTTTTGAGCAATAAAAAAAGCAACTAACAAATTAATTTGGAAGAAAGCGAAAGAAAGCAATAAAGTGTAAAAAGTAATAAATGAAATAAATTGGAAGTAAAAGTAGAGTAAAAAAAGACAAAAAGAAAACAAAGATAAAAAAACTACCCCTTTATTCCAAAACCAATTATAGACAAAAAATGTTCTTTGTTTTTTTTTGAAGCCAAAATAATCTGATTGTCCCCAATATTTAGATAATAAACCACCACCAGCTCCCAAAGTAGCAACTAATCCAATTATAGTGGCTACAGAAACTCCGTATTGGTATTGGCCATACATCTTGATACTTAAAAATCTAGCAAAAAGAATATTATTACAAAATAAAATTAATTCAATGAATGATTGGATGATGATCGTATAGATGGAATTTTTGAAAGTAGTATTTTTAAAGTTAACCAAAACAAAAACCATATAATTGACAATTTCAAAATTTTAATTTTTTTTTTGTTATTTGTATATAAAAAAAAATTTAATGAAAGTTTCTTTTAAGTTTTTTCTGGTTAATTTTTTTTACTAACTAATGCGCTGTAGATATTTGCTACTTTATACAATCACTCATTTTTTTGTTTTGGATCATGTTATTAGAAATATATTCATAATTTTTTTTTGTGCTTAATTTTTTTTTTTCTATCTTTTTAGTTGTAAAAAGAATTAATATTGAAAAATAAGGACTAAATCATGTTAAATCCAGAAGATTATGTTGGCCTAACTTTCTGGCTAATTTCTGCAGCAATGCTAGCTTCAACTTTTTTCTTTTTTGTAGAAAGAGATCGGGTCATAGGCAAGTGGAAAACCTCTTTATCAGTTGCTGCAATGGTAACAGGTATTGCTTGTTTACATTATTTTTATATGAGGGGTGTTTGGGTTGAAACAGGACAAAGTCCTACTGTATTTCGATATGTAGATTGGTTTTTAACCGTACCATTACAAATAATTGAATTTTTCCTAATTTTAGCTGCAATAACAGTTGTTCCCACTAGACTTTTTTGGAAACTACTTGTAGCGAGTATTGTGATGCTATTGGGTGGATACTTGGGAGAGGTTGGTTCAATAAATGTACTACTTGGCTTTATTATTGGTATGTTAGGTTGGCTTTATATTTTATATGAAATCTTTATTGGAGAAGCTAGCCAAATAAATAAAGAAAGTGGTAATAAAGCATCACAATTTGCTTTCTGCGGATTGAAATGGATCGTAACCATTGGTTGGGCCATTTACCCTATAGGTTATATTTTTGGGTATTTAGTTGGCGGTGTGGACTCTGCTGCTTTAAATCTTATTTACAATTTAGCCGATTTTGTAAATAAAATTGCATTTGGTGTAGTCATATGGTCTGCAGCAGTCAGTGACTCAGAAAATAAGATTTAAGCTGAGTTTGGGGTTTTAATGATGCGCAATCTTGCTTCTCACAAAAAAAAATCATCAACACTAGGCATTTATGATTTTGATAAATTATTTATAGAGCATTTATTAGATAATTGTAATGCTGCAGGGGAGCAGGTTCTTTCAGCAATTGAGTACCATTTCCGATCTGTTGGAAGTCTGAAGAGAGCGCATTTATGTTTTAAAATAG includes the following:
- a CDS encoding amidohydrolase family protein, whose translation is MFSNIQAITARWIIPIIPAKTILENYTLIIDNDCIIDLLPRDIAMNKYSGIELEEFETHVLMPGLINTHTHLAMNLFKGMADDLELEDWLQNYIWPAESATLSHKMVEDGTTLALFESIQSGVTCVNDHYFFSEAVSKAVIKAGVRARISHCIFSFPLPWIDDVETYFEQSNKLINDYKSNPYIYPCLGPHAPYTTDDEIMDKVTSLSQKHDIPVHIHLHETKKEVDDFIKDKGKSPVAYFHEKKWLHNNFIAVHMTQMTEAEAEMLSQNNVSIAHCPESNMKLSSGAFNWELANKYNINVSLGTDGAASNNDLDMLGESKSASFLAKLQFGPKSLNVFEALEMLTINGAKALKLEDEIGSLEIGKKADFIAINMDSLDCEPIYNIASQVIFASTRNQITDSWVHGKRIMKDRNVLTLNEEQIRAQTQLWQKKIIDSINQK
- a CDS encoding lipopolysaccharide biosynthesis protein translates to MSTVISFALGAINLNIRSQVAEDYHQLNRQQFQQKIKEYTTTIATISSVLIVIIIPLSYFIFPLYGHEYQSSYSIFLILMIGQIVNVFSGSVGLILSMSGYAKIPARTFYLAFCINIVLSLSLIHNLDSHGVAIGVAVSQAIWNLILLYYVIKILKINPTVFTFLNKYT
- a CDS encoding polysaccharide biosynthesis protein, translating into MVNFKNTTFKNSIYTIIIQSFIELILFCNNILFARFLSIKMYGQYQYGVSVATIIGLVATLGAGGGLLSKYWGQSDYFGFKKKQRTFFVYNWFWNKGVVFLSLFSFCLFLLYFYFQFISFITFYTLLLSFAFFQINLLVAFFIAQKKVIFGNALQLIFQLLIFIWIGIIKLIDIKNANIIFCGLVLLLIAYSFLIHCTQLKKYGLKKITPSKDNISFVLLQWGGIICAYADLILLKYFLLIRI
- a CDS encoding bacteriorhodopsin-like yields the protein MLNPEDYVGLTFWLISAAMLASTFFFFVERDRVIGKWKTSLSVAAMVTGIACLHYFYMRGVWVETGQSPTVFRYVDWFLTVPLQIIEFFLILAAITVVPTRLFWKLLVASIVMLLGGYLGEVGSINVLLGFIIGMLGWLYILYEIFIGEASQINKESGNKASQFAFCGLKWIVTIGWAIYPIGYIFGYLVGGVDSAALNLIYNLADFVNKIAFGVVIWSAAVSDSENKI